One region of Vitis vinifera cultivar Pinot Noir 40024 chromosome 1, ASM3070453v1 genomic DNA includes:
- the LOC100266653 gene encoding probable calcium-binding protein CML31, protein MINCNVYERIFKRFDEDGDGKLSPSELRRCVGTIGEELLTEEAQEVVESMDSDGDGLLGLEEFVGWMEREDEERKMEELREAFGMYEMDGSGCITPKSLKRMLSRLGESRSVEECSVMIRQFDVNGDGVLGFDEFKLMML, encoded by the coding sequence ATGATTAATTGCAACGTATATGAACGCATATTCAAGCGTTTTGATGAAGATGGTGATGGGAAACTCTCTCCTTCGGAGCTTCGACGCTGCGTGGGGACGATAGGGGAGGAACTACTGACGGAGGAGGCTCAGGAGGTGGTGGAGTCGATGGATTCGGACGGGGATGGGTTGCTGGGATTGGAGGAATTTGTGGGGTGGATGGAGAGAGAGGATGAAGAGAGAAAGATGGAGGAGTTGAGAGAGGCCTTTGGGATGTACGAGATGGATGGGAGTGGGTGTATCACTCCCAAGAGCTTGAAGAGGATGCTGAGCAGATTGGGGGAGTCACGAAGTGTGGAGGAGTGCAGTGTTATGATCAGGCAATTTGATGTAAATGGGGATGGGGTTCTGGGCTTTGATGAGTTCAAGCTCATGATGCTGTGA
- the LOC100266664 gene encoding probable calcium-binding protein CML31: MINCNVYERIFKRFDEDGDGKLSPSELRRCVGTIGEELLMEEAQEVVESMDSDGDGLLGLEEFVGWMEREGEERKMEELREAFGMYEMEGSGCITAKSLKRMLSRLGESRSVEECCVMIRQFDVNCDGVLSFDEFKLMML, encoded by the coding sequence ATGATTAACTGCAACGTATATGAACGCATATTCAAGCGTTTCGATGAAGATGGTGATGGCAAACTCTCTCCTTCGGAGCTTCGACGCTGCGTGGGGACGATAGGGGAGGAGCTGCTCATGGAGGAGGCGCAGGAGGTGGTGGAGTCGATGGACTCGGACGGAGATGGGTTGCTGGGATTGGAGGAATTTGTGGGGTGGATGGAGAGAGAGGGTGAAGAAAGAAAGATGGAGGAGCTGAGAGAGGCTTTTGGGATGTACGAGATGGAAGGGAGTGGGTGTATTACTGCAAAGAGCTTGAAGAGGATGCTGAGCAGATTGGGGGAGTCGAGAAGTGTGGAAGAGTGCTGTGTTATGATCAGGCAGTTTGATGTAAATTGCGATGGGGTTCTTAGCTTTGATGAATTCAAGCTCATGATGCTATGA
- the LOC100244321 gene encoding probable calcium-binding protein CML31: MINCNVYELIFKRFDEDGDGKLSPWELQRCVGSIGEELLMEEAREVVESMDSDGDGLVGLEEFVGWMEREDEERKMKELREAFGMYEMDGSGCITPKSLKRMLSRLGESRSVEECGVMLRQFDVNGDGVLSFDEFKLMML; the protein is encoded by the coding sequence ATGATTAATTGCAATGTGTATGAACTCATTTTCAAGCGTTTTGATGAAGATGGTGATGGGAAACTCTCTCCTTGGGAGCTTCAACGCTGCGTGGGGTCGATAGGGGAGGAGCTGCTAATGGAGGAGGCCCGAGAAGTGGTGGAGTCAATGGACTCAGACGGAGATGGGTTGGTGGGGTTGGAGGAATTTGTGGGGTGGATGGAGAGAGAGGACGAAGAGAGAAAGATGAAGGAGTTGAGAGAGGCCTTTGGGATGTACGAGATGGATGGGAGTGGGTGTATTACTCCCAAAAGCTTGAAGAGGATGCTGAGCAGACTGGGGGAGTCAAGAAGTGTGGAGGAGTGCGGTGTTATGCTAAGGCAATTTGATGTAAATGGGGATGGGGTTCTTAGCTTTGATGAGTTCAAGCTCATGATGCTGTGA
- the LOC100254585 gene encoding probable calcium-binding protein CML31 has translation MINCNIYERIFKRFDEDGDGKLSPSELRRCVGTIGEELLMEEAQEVVESVDSNGDGLLGLEEFVGWMEREGEERKMEELREAFRMYEMEGSECITPKSLKRMLSRLGESRSVEDCSVMIRQFDVNGDGVLSFDEFKLMML, from the coding sequence ATGATTAACTGCAACATATATGAACGCATATTCAAGCGTTTTGATGAAGACGGTGACGGCAAACTCTCTCCTTCAGAGCTTCGACGCTGCGTGGGGACGATAGGGGAGGAGCTGCTCATGGAGGAGGCGCAGGAGGTGGTGGAGTCGGTGGACTCGAACGGAGATGGGCTGCTGGGATTGGAGGAATTTGTGGGGTGGATGGAGAGGGAGGGTGAAGAGAGAAAGATGGAGGAGTTGAGAGAGGCTTTTAGGATGTATGAGATGGAAGGGAGTGAGTGTATTACTCCAAAGAGCTTGAAGAGGATGCTGAGTAGATTGGGGGAGTCGAGAAGTGTGGAAGACTGCAGTGTCATGATCAGACAGTTTGATGTAAACGGCGATGGCGTTCTTAGCTTTGATGAATTCAAGCTCATGATGCTGTGA